CCCTGCTCGGCGAAGAACTTGGATGCTGCCTCGGCGGCGACAGCCGCGGCTATAATCGGCGTCGCGTGGCGAGGCTCACGCAGATCAATCCACCTGTACCTCAGCCGGATGGCTAGCGAGGCTGTCTTCCCGCCCGGCTCGATGGGGAGGGGCTCCGCCTCGTTGAGGACTAGTATCTCCTCTGCCTGCAGCTCCTTGCCTCCAAGCGCGGCCTTCGACTCCACCAGGACGCCCTTGACGGCTATGACGCTCTCCCTGGATAGCTCCCGGGCCGTCTCCCAGGCCTCCCTCGCCACGTTCTTCTTCGCGACGACCTGCATCCTGCCGGAGCGGTCACGCACAACCACGAACACGACGCCGCCGTGCCGGCGGACCGCCTCAACCCACCCGGCGATCACGTACTTCTCGCCGACGCGCCCCTCGCGTAGAACATCGGCGATGTACCGCCTAGCCTCTAGCAGCAAACCCGGCACCCAACGCTGCAGCACGACACGCCGGCGAGTTAAACCCGCCCCGGAGCGCCCCCGCAAGCAGGGCCCTCGGCACCCTGCAGTGCTCCGGGTGGGGCGCGCCGCACTGGTATTAACGCCGCTCGTTGAGCGGTTATCGCGGGTATCTCGTCGTGTCGAGTAGGGAGAGGGACATCCGTTACATCTACGATAGGGTGCTTCGCGACGCCCGGCGGATTCTCGGCGCGTGGCCCGCCGAGCAGAAGCCAATCTCGAGGCTGTTGAGGGAGGAGAAGCCGCTGATCCGGCTAGTGGGCGGGGGCACACATCTCCTGGACCGCGGCGAGCTAGAGGACATGGCCTCGAGGATACCCTGGTTCATGCACGAGCTGGTTAGGCTCCCGATAGTAATCGTGTATAGGAGGATCGCCGGGAGCGGCGTGTACCGCGTGGAGGGCGACGTGTGGGCGGCTAGGGCTGTCTCGGTGCTACTGGGCGGCGGCTACTGGGAGGAAAAGTGGGAGCTAAGCTACGAGGAGGTCTCCGAGCTGATAAAGAGGTACAAGACGCTCTTCTTCGTCACGATTCGCGTCGAGATACAGGGGCTACTCGAGCACGAGGAGCTCTAACAACAGGCTGGCGTTCCCCCAACATGCCCCGCGGGCCCACCGCCCGGCGTACACGAGGCCGTGGGCGCCCGCACCCGTGTCCTTTAGGCAGGGCACCTCGGCATACCCTTGTGGGTGGATGGGTTGAGAGCCACCAGGAGGTGGCCTTGGGAGGAGAAACCCGCGCTCCAGGTCGCACTCGACATGACTAGTCTCGAGGATGCGCTCCGCGTCGCTAGAGCCGCCTGGGCTAACGGCGCCGAGGTGCTCGAGGCGGGGACGCCTCTCATAAAGGCCGTTGGCATGGAGGCTGTCCGTGCTCTGCGCCGCAACTTCCCCGAAGCCGTTATCGTCGCGGACACCAAGATCATGGACGCTGGCCGCATAGAGGCTGGTGTAGCTCTCGACGCGGGCGCCGATATCGTCACTGTGCTTGGCGTCGCGAGCGACGAGACGATAAGGGAGGTTGTGGAGGCCGCCCACGAGCACGGCGCGCTAGCAGCGGTCGACATGATTAACCATCCGGATCCCGTGGCGCGCGCCGAGCAGGTAGCCAAGCTAGGCGCCGACATAGTAATCCTCCACGTGGCGGTAGACGTGCAGAAGGCCAGGGGCGTGACAGCCGCAGAAGCCGCACCACTCGTACCACGCGTGAAGAGTGTCTTCAACGGCTGGGTGGCCGTCGCGGGAGGGCTTAACAGGGAGACCGCCCCCATCGTCGCGAAAGCCGGCGCCAACATAGTGATAGTAGGCTCCGCGATAACCAAGGCCAGCGACCCAGGCAGAGCAACCAAGGAGATAGTAGAGGCGCTCAGAAGCCTCTAGCCGCACAAACCCCGCCACACAACGCCCCACCCGCAGCACGGAGCAGCCCACCACTAGCCTAACACGCCCAAATCCATCAAACTATACAATGCCGCGTTTTGCCACATTCCGAGATCATTGTCATTAGAAGTGGCTTGCGACTATCAACTTGCTATGCAGCCATGTGATAGGGCGACAAGCTTACCCTCCACACCTAGCTAGAGACGAGACGGGCGGATGACGACCGCGCTCTGCGCCGAACAGAAACGCGAGACTCAATGTGGATTCGAGAACCCGGGACCGACGCCCATAACCCCCCGCGCCTCTCCAAGTTCTCCATGGGCCCGGGGAGCCCACCGCCCAGACACCGGGGCTGGACCCCGGCTGGGTGAGGGGCGGGCTCCCAAACCACCCCACAACTCGCACCCACGATCCACTAGCGACGCCGGCAACGATACTATGGATAGACGTGTTCAATACCCGAAGAGTCTACAAGGAGTTCTTCGAGCAAGGATTACCGGCCAGGCCTTGGGGCGCACAGGCGTCCTAGTTTACTCTGTCTTTCTGTCGTCATGTGTTGGTAGGCTTGCTAGTTGTTGTGTTGTTTACGAGTTTGCACTCTTCTTCGAGGTTTGTCCTGTCCTCCTCTATTAGCCTCCAGAGGTTATCCCGGGCTAGCCTCTTGGCTAGGCGGAGTGTGGGGTGGAGCCACCCGAGCCTCTCGATGATCTCGTTGTCTTCGAGTAGCTCTCTGGGTGTGGTGCAGTGGGTGACGCCGTTGCGTAGTATGCACGTCTTGTTGGAGAGCCAGGCTGCTGCCTCCACGTTGTGCGTCGCTAGTATCACGGTTTTGCCTTTCTTGGCGTAGAGCCGGACTATGCATGCTACGCGGCGTGCGGCGTCTGGGTCGAGGAAGGTGAGTGGCTCGTCGAGGAGGAGTATGTCGGGCTCGTAGACGAGTATCGAGGCGAGTGCTACGAGCCTCTTCTGCCCCATGCTGAGCCTGTAGGGTGGCCTCTCGAGGATAGCCTCTATCCCGAGGAGCCTCGCGACCGCCGCGACCCTCTCGCGTATCGTGTCCTCGTTCTCGCCGAGGGTGCGTAGAGAGTAGGCTATCTCGTCGTAGACCGTCGGGTTGAAGAGCTGGTCGTCGGGGTTCTGGAAGAGTAGCCCTATCCTCCGCCTCGCCCCCGGCAACTGCGAGTATAGGTCCGTACCGTCGAGCAGGACCTCGCCCTTCTCTGGCCGGAGGAGCCCCGCCAGGACCAGGAGGAGGGTGGTTTTGCCCGAGCCGGTCGGCCCCAGGAGGCTGACCACCTCGCCCCGCTCGGCTGCCAGGCTGGCACCCCGCAGCACGGGGTTGCCGTCGACGTAGGATACCCAGACGCGTCTCGCCTCAATAACCCAAGGCATACCCTGCCACACTCGCCGCGATGACGAGCAGCGAGGCCGCGTATATCAGCCAGGGGTGGCCGCCACCCGTGCGGGCCCCACACCCGCTCCTCTCCCCCCACGCGCCGTTGCCGCTGGCGAGCGTTCTGGCTTCAATCGCCAGCGCAAGCCTATGAGCCGAGTCCATGGCGCGGATGAGTAGCTCGCCCAGCGCCGTGGCCTGGAGCCTCCACCACTCGCGGTAGCCGGGAGACCCGAGGTGCCTCGCACGCCTAGCCGCCAGGAGGGCTAGCATCTGCCCCGCGAACCGCGGCACCAGGAAGGATAGGAGGGCTAGGCTCTCGGTTAGCTGGCGAGGAACACCCAGCCTCCCGAGCCCCTCCACTAGGCTCATCCACCCGACGCTCCACACAAGCAACGCCATGAAGACGGCCGGCGCCACGACCCGGAAGACCAGCAGGGAGGCGTCGCCAACCCGGTTTGACAGTAGGAGCGGGGCAGCGGCGACGGCGGACACGGCGAGGGGGTAGACGAGCGCATGGAGGAGCCTCTTGTCCGGCTTTCCCGCTTTGCACGCGGCGGCCAGGAGGAGTAGGAGCGAGAATGGGAACAAGACTA
The Pyrolobus fumarii 1A DNA segment above includes these coding regions:
- a CDS encoding DUF61 family protein codes for the protein MSSRERDIRYIYDRVLRDARRILGAWPAEQKPISRLLREEKPLIRLVGGGTHLLDRGELEDMASRIPWFMHELVRLPIVIVYRRIAGSGVYRVEGDVWAARAVSVLLGGGYWEEKWELSYEEVSELIKRYKTLFFVTIRVEIQGLLEHEEL
- a CDS encoding orotidine 5'-phosphate decarboxylase / HUMPS family protein, translating into MRATRRWPWEEKPALQVALDMTSLEDALRVARAAWANGAEVLEAGTPLIKAVGMEAVRALRRNFPEAVIVADTKIMDAGRIEAGVALDAGADIVTVLGVASDETIREVVEAAHEHGALAAVDMINHPDPVARAEQVAKLGADIVILHVAVDVQKARGVTAAEAAPLVPRVKSVFNGWVAVAGGLNRETAPIVAKAGANIVIVGSAITKASDPGRATKEIVEALRSL
- a CDS encoding energy-coupling factor ABC transporter ATP-binding protein encodes the protein MPWVIEARRVWVSYVDGNPVLRGASLAAERGEVVSLLGPTGSGKTTLLLVLAGLLRPEKGEVLLDGTDLYSQLPGARRRIGLLFQNPDDQLFNPTVYDEIAYSLRTLGENEDTIRERVAAVARLLGIEAILERPPYRLSMGQKRLVALASILVYEPDILLLDEPLTFLDPDAARRVACIVRLYAKKGKTVILATHNVEAAAWLSNKTCILRNGVTHCTTPRELLEDNEIIERLGWLHPTLRLAKRLARDNLWRLIEEDRTNLEEECKLVNNTTTSKPTNT
- a CDS encoding cobalt transporter, which produces MDGVLERLAAEARDAAARLTAWRRTCANPVFHTILGLAAASALAFTSSMVTIVLFPFSLLLLLAAACKAGKPDKRLLHALVYPLAVSAVAAAPLLLSNRVGDASLLVFRVVAPAVFMALLVWSVGWMSLVEGLGRLGVPRQLTESLALLSFLVPRFAGQMLALLAARRARHLGSPGYREWWRLQATALGELLIRAMDSAHRLALAIEARTLASGNGAWGERSGCGARTGGGHPWLIYAASLLVIAASVAGYALGY